In Colwellia sp. M166, a genomic segment contains:
- a CDS encoding SDR family oxidoreductase: MNNDFKNKTVIITGASAGVGAATARTFANLGANLVLVARGQAALDKITAELQAITSVINIAMDINDPVANEALLIKAASEFTSVDVLVNNAGFHQRGDVEKNQAAELAKMVDVNLRAPIQLSTLILPYLRKAGGGAIVNVGSLAGRTPLQGAATYAATKAGLRAFTYSLADELKGTGIYIGVVSPGPIDTGFIMSEIEQVEDIVFSQPMSSAQQVADAIISCARGEAVEISLPRASGWLTTISYLFPTLRSALRPALYRKGRKAKEQYKQGSTK, from the coding sequence ATGAATAATGATTTTAAAAATAAAACGGTTATCATAACCGGTGCATCTGCTGGGGTTGGCGCAGCAACCGCAAGAACATTTGCCAACTTAGGGGCAAATTTAGTTTTAGTCGCCCGCGGTCAAGCAGCCTTAGATAAGATAACCGCAGAACTACAAGCAATAACATCGGTCATCAATATTGCCATGGATATTAATGATCCAGTAGCGAATGAAGCCTTGCTAATCAAAGCAGCAAGTGAATTTACTTCAGTGGATGTTTTGGTCAACAATGCTGGCTTTCATCAACGCGGCGATGTCGAAAAAAATCAAGCGGCAGAGCTTGCAAAAATGGTTGATGTTAATTTACGGGCCCCCATTCAGTTATCAACATTAATATTGCCTTATTTACGTAAAGCCGGTGGTGGTGCCATCGTTAATGTGGGTTCGCTGGCCGGCCGTACACCGTTACAAGGTGCAGCAACTTACGCAGCAACCAAAGCAGGTTTACGCGCCTTTACTTACTCCTTGGCAGATGAGCTAAAAGGCACAGGAATTTATATTGGCGTGGTTTCACCTGGTCCTATTGATACCGGCTTTATTATGTCGGAAATAGAACAAGTAGAAGACATTGTATTCTCACAACCAATGAGCAGTGCCCAACAAGTTGCTGATGCTATCATTAGTTGCGCACGTGGTGAGGCTGTTGAAATATCATTACCCAGAGCCAGTGGTTGGTTAACGACTATCTCTTATCTATTTCCAACATTACGCAGCGCATTACGACCGGCACTCTATCGCAAAGGCCGTAAAGCAAAAGAGCAATACAAGCAAGGTAGCACTAAGTAA
- the greB gene encoding transcription elongation factor GreB, with translation MKTKLITRAGYLLLQNELNKLWREERPETTRKVSWAASLGDRSENADYQYNKKRLREIDRRVRYLRKILEELKIVDYGPQQEGKVFFGAWVSLENDDNETLTFRIVGPEEIYGRNDYSSIDSPISRACLKKELDDEVVVKTPTGEKIWYVSSIRYEQ, from the coding sequence ATGAAAACAAAATTAATTACTCGTGCAGGTTACCTTTTACTGCAAAATGAGCTCAATAAACTTTGGCGTGAAGAGCGTCCAGAAACCACTCGTAAGGTGTCATGGGCGGCAAGCTTAGGGGACCGAAGTGAAAATGCTGATTACCAATACAATAAAAAACGTTTACGTGAAATAGATCGCCGTGTGCGTTACCTGCGTAAAATCCTCGAGGAGCTGAAAATTGTTGATTATGGCCCTCAGCAAGAAGGCAAAGTATTTTTTGGTGCTTGGGTGAGTTTAGAAAATGACGACAATGAAACACTAACATTCCGTATTGTTGGACCGGAGGAAATCTACGGTCGCAATGACTACTCGTCAATTGACTCACCTATTTCGCGCGCGTGTTTGAAAAAAGAGCTTGATGACGAAGTCGTGGTGAAAACACCGACCGGTGAAAAAATTTGGTACGTTAGCAGCATTAGGTATGAGCAATAG
- a CDS encoding sodium:proton antiporter, whose translation MAISSWFVLIGALMLSMGFLSVVINRLPITSSMFYLAVGIMIGPTGFALFHFNPLEQSGFLELLTECAVLISLFSAGVKMPVPVTFKRWRSPIQLAFFSMLITVALVAAFAYYVLQLPLGAGILLGAIIAPTDPVLATDVQVRHHGDEDHLRFALTCEAGMNDGTAFPFVMLGLGLLGLHELGEFGSQWLLIDIIWATAAGLGIGVLFGCLLGYLVWYVRSREQKITVLHDFLGLGLIATVYGASLLVDAWGFLAVFVAAVALRQTETSLVSNKEKPVEPAKLQAAEITEESNAPFQHLSEGTLIFNEHLERLSELVLIILLGGTLFIDSWSWRAVGFATFIFLVARPLSVYIGLWRSGMPMPIRGMSAWFGVRGIGSLYYLMYAIQHGLPQDLALELIHLVFIAITLSIFIHGVSVKPLVRRHDKAG comes from the coding sequence ATGGCAATTTCCTCATGGTTTGTTTTAATTGGCGCGCTAATGTTGAGCATGGGCTTTCTTAGCGTCGTGATCAATCGGCTGCCCATTACTTCATCTATGTTTTATCTTGCCGTGGGGATCATGATCGGCCCTACAGGGTTTGCACTTTTTCATTTCAACCCCTTAGAGCAATCTGGATTTTTAGAGCTGTTGACCGAGTGTGCGGTGTTAATTTCGCTATTTTCAGCAGGCGTTAAAATGCCAGTGCCGGTTACTTTTAAACGCTGGCGTAGCCCGATTCAACTAGCGTTTTTTTCAATGCTGATCACTGTTGCGCTAGTTGCCGCCTTTGCATATTATGTATTGCAACTGCCTTTGGGGGCGGGGATATTACTAGGCGCTATCATTGCACCTACAGATCCAGTTTTAGCCACAGATGTGCAGGTTCGCCACCACGGTGACGAAGATCATTTACGTTTTGCCTTAACTTGTGAAGCAGGAATGAATGATGGCACTGCTTTTCCCTTTGTTATGCTAGGTCTGGGTCTTTTAGGGCTGCATGAACTCGGTGAATTTGGCAGCCAATGGTTGCTTATTGACATTATTTGGGCGACTGCTGCCGGTCTCGGTATTGGCGTGTTATTTGGATGTTTACTCGGCTACTTGGTGTGGTATGTACGCAGCAGAGAGCAAAAAATTACTGTTTTACATGATTTTCTTGGACTTGGCTTGATTGCCACTGTTTACGGCGCGAGTTTGTTGGTGGATGCCTGGGGATTTTTAGCTGTGTTTGTTGCAGCTGTAGCCTTGAGACAAACCGAAACTTCGTTGGTTTCCAACAAAGAAAAACCAGTAGAGCCAGCAAAATTACAAGCCGCAGAAATTACCGAAGAGAGTAATGCACCATTTCAACATTTAAGTGAAGGCACATTAATTTTTAATGAGCACTTGGAGCGTTTATCTGAGCTAGTGTTGATTATATTATTGGGCGGGACCTTATTTATTGATTCTTGGAGTTGGCGTGCAGTCGGCTTTGCCACTTTTATTTTTTTGGTGGCACGTCCGTTAAGTGTCTATATCGGTTTGTGGCGTTCAGGCATGCCGATGCCTATTCGGGGGATGAGTGCGTGGTTTGGCGTACGGGGCATTGGCTCACTCTACTATCTTATGTATGCGATTCAACATGGACTGCCGCAAGATCTCGCCTTGGAGTTGATCCACTTGGTATTCATCGCCATTACCCTGTCAATATTTATCCACGGGGTCAGTGTTAAGCCTTTAGTGCGGCGTCACGATAAAGCCGGTTAA
- a CDS encoding pitrilysin family protein, with protein MKIKYLAAAIVASLTLSACIATQTNQNSTAENAAVETNTNRVFSQNYVFKELENGLRVLIVKTDYPDLVSVQIPVSVGSRDEDEVGRTGFAHFFEHMMFKGSEQFPQDVYADLFKNAGVDNGAYTTNDYTNYHLDFSKDHLDKVLEIQADHFKNLTYTDAQFKTEALTVKGEYLKNNASPIRKLLAAVRKEAFDTHTYKHTTMGFFEDVEAMPEQIAYGEKFFKQFYKPEYVSLVIVGDVEPDATMAMVEKHWGNWQKGDFVNDITQEPAQTAPRYVHEKFDGLPGHWLLVSYKGADWQPKKKDRAALDLISELYFSNNSALYQELVVDKQLASQMFNYNPETKDAGLRHVFVKVNEEKDLATVRDAINRTYAQARTELVSTEKLDNLKSNLKYSFVNSLDSSESIAATLASYMHFDRDPETINYLYNSFDNISAEDIQRIANKYFIDENRTTVTLSALDKIADFEQEVSLNTAVTQLNTKSVQPRKAQFTVLDKTNDSPLIDVNFLFYTGAAADPEGKKGTAALMARMLTQGGSQTRSYQDIQKDLYPLAGQFSSQLDKEMISFTGRVHKDNATQWYQLISDQLLHPGWREDDFKRLKKELIDGIQSGLKSSNDEELGKEVLYSKIYQGHAYENFNSGDLSDLAAITIEDVKAFYAAQLTQAKLHLGMTGAMPSDLKAQLMTDLTALPVGDEKRLNIAKAPVLKGHHATIVEKNAQSTAVSFGFPIDTIRNDKDWAALWLVRSYFGEHRSSNSYLYQQIRQARGMNYGDYSYIEYFPRGMFQTKPDANLGRSSQIFQVWLRPLRSNNDAHFATRAALYELDKLIENGMSEKDFQATRNYLTNYAPQLVASQDQQLGYALDSEFYQTEEFVKYVREQFAKLSLADVNRVIKENLQTDDIQYVFISGDGEDMKKRLLSEQVSPLKYNSEKPAELLASDKIIESYQLALPEKNVEVIAVDAVFK; from the coding sequence ATGAAAATAAAATATTTAGCAGCAGCCATTGTAGCTAGTTTGACACTTTCTGCATGTATAGCCACGCAAACTAATCAAAACTCAACAGCAGAAAATGCCGCAGTAGAGACCAATACTAATAGAGTATTCAGCCAAAACTATGTCTTTAAAGAGCTAGAGAATGGTTTACGCGTACTGATTGTTAAAACTGATTATCCTGATTTAGTTTCCGTTCAAATTCCTGTTTCAGTGGGCTCACGTGATGAAGATGAAGTAGGTCGAACTGGCTTTGCGCATTTTTTTGAACATATGATGTTTAAAGGCTCTGAGCAATTTCCGCAAGATGTTTACGCTGATTTATTTAAAAATGCTGGCGTTGATAACGGCGCTTATACCACCAATGACTACACTAATTATCACTTAGACTTTTCTAAAGATCACTTAGATAAAGTACTCGAAATTCAAGCCGACCATTTCAAAAATTTAACTTATACTGATGCTCAATTTAAAACTGAAGCATTAACAGTAAAAGGTGAATATTTAAAAAATAATGCGAGTCCAATTCGTAAGTTGTTAGCAGCGGTGCGCAAAGAAGCCTTTGATACTCATACCTATAAGCATACCACTATGGGCTTTTTTGAAGATGTAGAAGCTATGCCAGAGCAGATTGCTTACGGTGAGAAATTCTTCAAACAGTTTTATAAGCCAGAATACGTATCTTTAGTTATTGTTGGTGATGTTGAACCCGATGCGACCATGGCAATGGTTGAAAAACACTGGGGTAATTGGCAAAAAGGTGATTTTGTTAACGACATTACTCAAGAGCCTGCACAAACTGCACCACGCTATGTGCATGAAAAGTTTGATGGTTTGCCAGGTCACTGGTTATTAGTGTCTTATAAAGGCGCTGATTGGCAACCAAAAAAGAAAGACCGTGCAGCGTTAGACTTGATTTCTGAACTTTACTTCTCTAATAACTCGGCGTTGTACCAAGAATTAGTGGTTGATAAGCAATTGGCTAGTCAAATGTTTAACTATAACCCTGAAACTAAAGACGCTGGTTTACGCCATGTTTTTGTTAAAGTTAATGAAGAAAAAGATTTAGCAACGGTTCGTGATGCGATTAATCGTACGTATGCGCAAGCGCGCACAGAACTGGTTTCAACAGAGAAATTAGACAATTTAAAGTCTAACTTAAAGTATAGCTTTGTTAATAGCTTAGACTCTTCTGAGTCAATTGCGGCAACACTTGCCAGCTATATGCATTTTGATCGTGATCCAGAAACCATCAACTATTTATATAACAGTTTTGATAATATTTCTGCCGAAGATATTCAGCGTATTGCTAACAAATATTTTATTGATGAAAACCGTACTACGGTAACTTTGTCAGCACTTGATAAAATAGCTGATTTTGAACAAGAAGTTAGTTTGAACACAGCCGTGACTCAATTAAATACTAAGTCAGTGCAACCACGCAAAGCCCAGTTTACGGTATTAGATAAAACCAATGACTCACCTTTAATTGATGTTAACTTTTTATTCTATACTGGCGCAGCAGCAGATCCTGAAGGCAAAAAAGGTACGGCAGCATTAATGGCACGTATGTTAACGCAAGGTGGTTCACAAACTCGTAGTTACCAAGATATTCAAAAAGATTTATACCCTTTAGCAGGCCAGTTTTCATCTCAACTTGATAAAGAGATGATATCGTTTACCGGTCGTGTTCATAAAGATAATGCAACACAGTGGTATCAGTTGATCAGTGATCAATTACTGCATCCAGGCTGGCGTGAAGATGACTTTAAACGTCTGAAAAAAGAACTGATTGACGGTATACAGTCTGGTCTTAAGTCATCTAATGATGAAGAGCTAGGTAAAGAGGTGCTATATAGCAAAATTTATCAAGGCCATGCTTATGAAAACTTCAACAGTGGCGATTTATCTGACTTAGCAGCGATCACCATCGAAGATGTTAAAGCTTTTTATGCTGCACAATTAACGCAAGCAAAACTACATCTGGGCATGACAGGCGCCATGCCAAGTGATTTAAAAGCACAATTAATGACCGACTTGACGGCTTTACCAGTGGGTGATGAAAAACGTTTAAACATTGCTAAAGCACCGGTATTAAAAGGCCATCATGCCACTATTGTAGAAAAAAATGCCCAATCAACAGCGGTTTCTTTTGGTTTTCCAATCGATACTATCCGTAATGACAAAGACTGGGCTGCACTTTGGTTGGTTCGTTCATATTTCGGTGAGCACAGAAGCTCAAACAGCTATTTGTATCAACAAATACGTCAAGCACGTGGTATGAACTACGGTGATTATTCATATATTGAATACTTCCCGCGCGGTATGTTTCAAACTAAGCCTGACGCCAACTTAGGTCGCTCTAGCCAAATATTCCAAGTATGGTTACGTCCATTACGTTCAAATAATGATGCCCACTTTGCAACACGTGCTGCCTTATATGAACTCGACAAGCTAATTGAAAATGGTATGAGTGAGAAAGACTTTCAAGCCACACGTAATTACTTAACAAACTATGCACCACAACTCGTTGCTAGCCAAGATCAACAACTAGGCTATGCACTTGATAGTGAATTTTATCAAACAGAAGAGTTTGTGAAATATGTTCGTGAACAATTTGCCAAGTTATCGTTAGCAGATGTTAATCGTGTCATTAAAGAAAACTTACAAACTGATGATATTCAATATGTATTTATTTCTGGTGATGGTGAAGACATGAAAAAACGTTTGTTGTCTGAGCAAGTCTCGCCGCTTAAATACAACTCAGAAAAACCAGCCGAGTTATTAGCTAGCGATAAAATTATTGAAAGCTATCAGCTGGCACTACCGGAAAAAAATGTTGAAGTAATCGCTGTTGATGCGGTATTTAAATAA
- a CDS encoding amino acid aminotransferase codes for MFGSLTALPADPILGLLAKYREDSNPQKIDLGVGVYKNEAGHTAVLDCVKAAEKYRLDTEDTKVYIGPTGSPLFNEEMSKLVFGHHKVLLENRARTVSTPGGTGALRVAAEFINSCKAGATIWVSNPTWANHTGLFQAAGLTVKTYPYYDYENKSLDFDGMLAALKEVKADDAVLLHACCHNPSGMDLTKEQWQQVAEVAKDIGFLPLVDMAYQGFGESLDDDAYGLRLMADSVKEMIVCSSCSKNFGLYRERIGACTIIGENSHSVDVANSVLLTVIRCIYSMPPAHGAAIVETILHSDELRTQWHAELKEMRDRINGNRQLLVDKLIENGVTRDFSFIPRQKGMFSFLGITAEQVQQLQDEYSIYMVGSSRMSIAGIANRNVDYLAQSIAKVL; via the coding sequence ATGTTTGGTAGCTTAACGGCGTTGCCTGCCGATCCTATTTTAGGCTTGTTGGCTAAATATCGTGAAGATTCAAATCCTCAAAAAATCGACTTAGGTGTAGGTGTATACAAAAATGAAGCAGGCCATACCGCTGTTTTAGATTGTGTAAAAGCCGCAGAAAAATATCGACTCGATACCGAAGATACCAAAGTTTATATTGGCCCTACGGGTTCACCGCTTTTTAACGAAGAAATGAGCAAACTAGTTTTCGGTCACCACAAAGTGTTGCTTGAAAATCGCGCCCGTACGGTTTCTACGCCAGGTGGAACCGGCGCATTACGTGTTGCTGCTGAATTTATTAATTCATGCAAAGCTGGCGCAACTATTTGGGTAAGCAACCCAACATGGGCAAACCATACCGGCCTATTTCAAGCCGCTGGGTTAACCGTTAAAACTTATCCTTATTACGATTACGAAAACAAGAGCCTTGATTTTGATGGCATGCTGGCCGCTTTAAAAGAAGTGAAAGCTGACGATGCCGTATTGCTACATGCGTGTTGCCATAACCCAAGTGGTATGGATTTAACTAAAGAGCAATGGCAACAAGTTGCAGAAGTTGCTAAAGACATTGGCTTCTTACCGCTTGTTGATATGGCTTACCAAGGCTTTGGTGAAAGCTTAGATGACGACGCTTACGGTTTACGTTTAATGGCCGATAGCGTTAAAGAAATGATTGTCTGTAGCTCTTGTTCGAAAAACTTTGGTTTATATCGTGAGCGTATTGGCGCCTGTACCATCATAGGTGAAAATTCACACAGTGTTGATGTTGCCAATTCAGTATTACTGACCGTCATTCGTTGTATCTACTCAATGCCACCAGCACACGGTGCGGCCATAGTTGAAACCATTTTACATTCTGATGAGTTGCGCACTCAATGGCATGCCGAGCTGAAAGAAATGCGTGATCGTATTAACGGTAATCGTCAGCTATTAGTTGATAAACTTATCGAAAATGGCGTTACTCGTGACTTTAGCTTTATACCTCGTCAAAAAGGTATGTTCTCGTTCTTAGGTATAACGGCTGAACAAGTGCAGCAGTTACAAGACGAGTACAGTATTTACATGGTAGGTTCAAGCCGTATGAGTATTGCGGGTATTGCTAACCGCAACGTTGATTACTTAGCGCAATCAATCGCGAAAGTATTATAA
- a CDS encoding DUF1361 domain-containing protein: protein MHSVPVHFTVVINFILAFIPFVLAFYLFKVSHHRNVFWWLLLLVFVAFLPNSAYVLTDIIHLIAAVKSPNISTAYLLLVLLPFYTIFLLVNFEFYVISIQWAEQYLKYTNQGFLSKAFVPIIHLLAALGVYLGRFQRLESSDIIHQPILVFRDVLVDISGGKTMLIILALFLLFYFLYQLVGLMNNIIKAKVQAHLIRQPMKII, encoded by the coding sequence ATGCACTCAGTTCCAGTACATTTTACTGTAGTTATCAACTTTATTTTAGCTTTTATTCCTTTCGTCTTGGCATTTTATTTATTTAAAGTGAGCCATCATCGTAATGTCTTTTGGTGGTTACTGTTATTAGTGTTTGTCGCATTTTTGCCTAATAGTGCTTACGTGCTTACCGATATTATTCATTTGATTGCCGCGGTGAAATCTCCCAATATTTCAACTGCATATCTACTGCTAGTATTGCTACCATTTTACACCATTTTTTTACTGGTTAATTTTGAGTTTTACGTTATTTCAATTCAATGGGCCGAACAATATTTAAAATATACAAATCAAGGCTTTTTAAGCAAAGCGTTTGTGCCTATTATTCATCTATTAGCCGCTTTAGGCGTATATTTGGGACGTTTTCAACGTTTAGAGAGTAGTGATATTATTCATCAACCTATTCTTGTTTTTCGCGATGTTTTAGTTGATATCAGTGGCGGTAAAACCATGTTAATTATTTTGGCGTTATTTTTGTTGTTTTATTTTTTATATCAATTGGTTGGTCTGATGAATAATATCATCAAGGCAAAAGTACAAGCACACCTGATTAGACAGCCAATGAAGATAATTTAA
- a CDS encoding DUF445 domain-containing protein encodes MNKSFITNFLALIAIVCGYIFANNIIFTIGLFALSGAITNWLAIHMLFERVPFLYGSGVIPARFEDFKIAIRSLMMEQFFTEENIDRFLAGSDNPASSIDLAPVINKVDLSPAFDNLVSVVEQSSFGGMLAMVGGTEALQPMREPFIEKMRASVIEISQSEEFNNILRAELEQPNIMAGMREKVSDIIEKRLNELTPQLVKEIVQKMIHQHLGWLVVWGGVFGGIIGFIAAISTSF; translated from the coding sequence GTGAATAAGAGTTTTATCACCAATTTTTTAGCCCTAATTGCTATTGTCTGTGGCTATATTTTTGCAAACAACATTATTTTCACCATCGGTTTATTTGCTTTATCTGGCGCCATAACTAATTGGCTTGCTATCCACATGTTATTCGAGCGAGTACCATTTTTGTATGGCTCAGGCGTTATTCCAGCCCGCTTTGAAGACTTTAAAATTGCTATTCGCAGTTTGATGATGGAACAATTTTTTACTGAAGAAAATATTGACCGATTTTTAGCCGGTAGTGATAACCCCGCTTCAAGCATTGATCTAGCACCGGTGATTAATAAGGTTGACCTATCGCCAGCTTTTGACAACTTAGTCAGCGTGGTTGAACAGTCTTCTTTTGGCGGTATGTTAGCTATGGTTGGCGGCACTGAAGCACTCCAACCGATGCGCGAACCTTTTATCGAAAAAATGCGCGCTTCGGTGATTGAAATTAGCCAAAGTGAAGAATTCAATAATATTCTACGAGCTGAGTTAGAACAACCTAACATCATGGCCGGTATGCGTGAAAAAGTCAGTGATATCATTGAAAAGCGCCTCAATGAATTAACGCCACAGTTAGTTAAAGAAATTGTGCAAAAGATGATTCACCAACACTTAGGCTGGTTAGTGGTTTGGGGTGGTGTCTTTGGCGGTATTATTGGTTTTATTGCTGCAATTTCAACAAGCTTTTAA
- a CDS encoding VOC family protein, with amino-acid sequence MIKPKAIDHIVLRTEHYQALIDFYCQVIGCVVERRLPEKIGLTQLRAGSALIDIVDVINGELGKAGGPAPQPTGNNVDHFCLQIEPFDEAELTSYLRSKGVEVGEFQERYGAQGMARSLYLKDIAGNNIELRAAI; translated from the coding sequence ATGATTAAGCCCAAAGCAATAGATCATATCGTATTACGCACAGAGCACTATCAAGCACTTATTGATTTCTACTGCCAGGTTATAGGTTGTGTTGTTGAACGCAGATTACCCGAGAAAATCGGCTTAACCCAGCTCAGGGCAGGCTCTGCACTTATCGATATTGTGGATGTAATCAATGGTGAGTTAGGTAAAGCTGGTGGTCCAGCACCACAACCCACAGGTAACAATGTTGATCATTTCTGCCTGCAAATAGAGCCCTTTGATGAGGCAGAGTTAACCTCCTATCTCAGAAGTAAGGGCGTTGAAGTTGGCGAATTTCAAGAGCGATATGGCGCGCAAGGTATGGCACGTTCACTGTATTTAAAAGATATTGCCGGTAATAATATTGAACTACGCGCCGCGATATAA
- a CDS encoding peptidylprolyl isomerase, translating into MQVQKLLLTSLAVFGSLSLTLSAELRAEQNVQAQIMAKVAADNALKNPDEWRTVDINNMVLLTLPHGKVVIELAPQFSPKHVEQFIRLTKASHYDGNKFYRVIDGFVAQAGPEDGSLADRSVTALALEGEWPTDKDWSFTLVQKNDLFAEQTGFKDGFSLGYSPSENRAWLTHCPGVVAMARGNEADSASSHFYITNGQAPRYLDRIMTIFGRVIYGMNHVQAITRTTSIEGETAVGRSAHTPIISMKMMADVPLAGQIQLEVKNTESKLFAKKLTERIERDNAFFFKQPPPVLDVCQTPVVTRIKAS; encoded by the coding sequence ATGCAAGTTCAAAAATTACTGTTAACTTCATTGGCTGTTTTTGGCAGCTTAAGCTTGACGCTTAGCGCAGAGCTAAGAGCTGAGCAAAATGTTCAAGCACAGATCATGGCCAAAGTGGCAGCAGACAATGCGCTTAAAAATCCAGATGAATGGCGCACGGTCGATATTAATAATATGGTGCTGCTAACCTTACCGCACGGTAAAGTGGTTATTGAGCTCGCGCCACAATTTTCGCCCAAGCATGTAGAACAATTTATCCGTTTAACTAAGGCAAGCCATTACGACGGTAATAAATTTTATCGTGTTATTGATGGTTTTGTCGCCCAAGCAGGCCCTGAGGATGGCAGCCTTGCTGATCGCTCTGTTACAGCATTAGCACTTGAAGGTGAGTGGCCAACAGATAAAGATTGGTCATTTACCTTAGTACAGAAAAATGATTTATTTGCCGAACAGACAGGTTTCAAGGATGGTTTTTCGCTAGGGTATAGTCCAAGCGAAAATCGCGCTTGGCTAACACATTGCCCTGGTGTTGTTGCTATGGCGCGCGGTAATGAGGCTGATTCGGCTTCAAGTCACTTTTATATAACCAATGGCCAAGCACCGCGTTATCTTGATCGTATTATGACTATATTTGGCCGAGTGATCTACGGCATGAATCATGTACAAGCCATTACCCGAACCACGTCTATAGAAGGTGAAACTGCCGTTGGTCGTTCGGCACATACCCCGATAATATCGATGAAAATGATGGCAGATGTGCCGCTAGCGGGACAAATACAGTTAGAAGTGAAAAATACTGAAAGTAAATTATTTGCTAAAAAGTTAACAGAACGTATTGAACGCGATAATGCGTTCTTTTTTAAGCAGCCACCACCGGTGCTAGATGTTTGTCAAACACCGGTAGTGACGCGTATAAAAGCGAGTTAA
- a CDS encoding DUF883 domain-containing protein, with the protein MSPSKQASKDTLKKNLTAEHPVADKLKDTLHGSVDTLAEKVGTAEETIRETAQSSSETLAAKQNELEAKWNTSTVKKYATENPVVTAGIAFSVGMLVSAFLKRK; encoded by the coding sequence ATGTCACCGTCAAAGCAAGCAAGTAAAGATACATTAAAGAAAAATTTAACTGCTGAACATCCGGTAGCTGATAAGCTAAAAGACACCTTGCATGGCTCAGTGGATACATTAGCGGAGAAAGTTGGTACGGCGGAAGAGACAATTCGTGAAACAGCGCAAAGCAGCTCAGAAACCCTGGCAGCCAAACAAAATGAGCTTGAAGCGAAATGGAATACCTCGACAGTCAAGAAATACGCAACCGAAAATCCAGTGGTAACTGCCGGTATAGCTTTTTCTGTTGGCATGCTAGTGTCAGCATTCTTAAAACGAAAATAG